One Triticum dicoccoides isolate Atlit2015 ecotype Zavitan chromosome 5B, WEW_v2.0, whole genome shotgun sequence genomic window carries:
- the LOC119308374 gene encoding uncharacterized protein LOC119308374 produces MPTLGGGSAGSGHGVIKGKKGKTIADSNDPGKAFANKFRVTYGKYESEANSEDWNSILSIEKMLSLPPDREPKEYFTELDQNLYKVVKIIEGRKLEPKRERDW; encoded by the exons ATGCCCACGCTCGGCGGCGGTTCTGCGGGATCTGGACACGGCGTCATCAAG GGGAAGAAAGGGAAGACGATTGCTGACAGTAATGACCCTGGTAAAGCGTTTGCAAACAAGTTTAGAGTCACATATGGAAAGTACGAGTCTGAGGCGAATTCTGAAGATTGGAATAGTATTCTCTCCATAGAAAAGATGCTGAGCCTTCCTCCTGATCGTGAACCGAAGGAGTATTTCACGGAATTGGACCAAAATCTGTATAAG GTAGTCAAAATCATCGAAGGAAGGAAGTTGGaacccaagagagagagagattggtga
- the LOC119309380 gene encoding uncharacterized protein LOC119309380, whose product MDANFWKGVLLCIKVFEPLVRVLHLVDGDIKPSMAWLYGELVNAKREMKEAFNNLERNYKDTMGIVEKKMNGRLDSPLHMAAYVLNPHYSYADSSVFTTANEGFQECAEQYYANDHDTCMLVVNDEFLKYENKEGTFGKKLAKACENKSYSPVGWWKLYGGETPNLKEMAMRILSLTSSSSGCERNWSAFESIHTKRRNRLTTK is encoded by the exons ATGGATGCAAACTTTTGGAAAGGTGTGCTCCTATGCATAAAGGTGTTTGAGCCATTGGTGAGAGTTCTTCATTTGGTTGATGGGGATATTAAGCCATCGATGGCTTGGTTGTATGGAGAGTTGGTGAATGCAAAGAGGGAGATGAAGGAGGCATTTAACAACTTGGAGAGGAACTACAAAGATACTATGGGCATTGTTGAAAAGAAGATGAATGGAAGGCTAGATTCTCCACTGCACATGGCCGCATATGTGTTGAACCCACACTATAGTTATGCAGATAGCTCCGTCTTTACCACTGCAAATGAAGGATTTCAAGAGTGTGCTGAACAATACTATGCAAATGATCATGATACTTGCATGCTGGTTGTCAATGACGAGTTTCTGAAATATGAAAACAAAGAAGGAACTTTTGGAAAGAAGCTTGCAAAAGCATGTGAAAATAAAAGCTACAGCCCCG TTGGTTGGTGGAAGCTTTATGGAGGAGAAACACCAAATTTGAAAGAAATGGCTATGAGAATCCTCTCTCTGACCTCTAGCTCTTCTGGTTGTGAAAGAAACTGGAGTGCATTTGAATCG ATACATACCAAGAGAAGAAATAGGCTCACAACGAAATAG